In Leptospira stimsonii, one genomic interval encodes:
- a CDS encoding transketolase gives MNEINELKNFANELRKSVIRMVTAANSGHPGGPLGLADIYAVLYKKILNHKPSNPDWEERDRLILSNGHVCAIRYAAMAHSGYFPVEELLTFRKLNSNLQGHPSTRYMKGIESSSGSLGQGLSVSVGLALGARLKKQNHKIYTCISDGECGEGMTWEAAQSGAHYKLDNLIAFMDKNGIQIDGFTKDVMNLEPLNEKFLSFGWNVLEADGHNIEQIIQAFEKAKLHKGSPTIILFNTVLGKGVSFMENNPGWHGTPPKPEEEKKALEELTALSV, from the coding sequence ATGAACGAAATCAACGAACTTAAGAATTTCGCCAACGAACTCAGAAAGAGCGTGATCCGTATGGTCACCGCCGCAAATTCCGGACACCCGGGCGGACCTCTCGGTCTCGCAGATATTTACGCAGTTTTATATAAGAAAATTCTAAATCACAAACCCTCCAATCCGGATTGGGAAGAAAGAGACAGGTTGATTCTTTCCAACGGTCACGTCTGCGCGATCCGTTACGCCGCTATGGCTCATTCCGGCTACTTCCCGGTAGAAGAACTTCTTACTTTCCGGAAATTGAATAGTAACTTGCAGGGTCACCCTTCGACGCGCTACATGAAAGGTATTGAAAGTTCTTCCGGTTCTCTGGGACAAGGCCTTTCCGTTTCCGTAGGTCTTGCACTCGGGGCAAGATTGAAAAAACAAAATCATAAAATCTACACTTGTATTTCCGATGGAGAGTGTGGAGAAGGAATGACTTGGGAAGCGGCTCAGTCCGGCGCGCACTATAAATTGGACAACCTGATCGCTTTTATGGATAAGAATGGAATTCAGATCGACGGATTTACGAAAGATGTAATGAATCTCGAACCTCTCAATGAGAAATTTCTTTCCTTCGGTTGGAACGTCTTAGAAGCCGACGGCCATAATATCGAGCAGATCATACAAGCATTTGAAAAAGCAAAACTTCACAAAGGTTCTCCCACGATCATTTTGTTCAACACGGTGCTCGGTAAAGGTGTTTCTTTTATGGAAAACAATCCTGGCTGGCATGGAACTCCGCCAAAACCGGAAGAAGAGAAAAAAGCTCTCGAAGAATTAACCGCACTTTCCGTTTGA